In one window of Mytilus galloprovincialis chromosome 6, xbMytGall1.hap1.1, whole genome shotgun sequence DNA:
- the LOC143078946 gene encoding cysteine desulfurase-like, producing MARLFRNFRFVLQVVNSTNQSTKRYLQANVTDNAQKVAVAVKHPDTFETRKDMPPEDMRPLYMDTQSTTPLDPRVLDAMLPYFVGSYGNPHSRTHAYGWESEAAVEKARKQIADLIGADPREVIFTSGATESNNIAVKGTARFYKSKKNHVITTQTEHKCVLDSCRALEAEGFRVTYLPVQPNGIVDLKLLEESMTDETVLVSIMTVNNEIGVKQPVNEIGKLCRSKKIFFHTDAAQAIGKIPMNVNDMNIDLMSISGHKIYGPKGVGALYIRRRPRVRVEALQSGGGQERGMRSGTVPTPLCVGMGSACAVAMEEMEYDHKRTVELSNRLLHKVQDAIPQVIRNGDPNMTYPGCLNLSFAYVEGESLLMALKDIALSSGSACTSASLEPSYVLRAVGADDDLAHSSIRFGIGRFTTEEEIDYTADLTIKHVTRLREMSPLWEMVQEGIDIKQIKWSQH from the exons atggcaCGACTTTTCAGAAATTTTCGCTTTGTATTACAAGTTGTGAACAGCACAAATCAGTCAACTAAGAGATATTTACAGGCGAATGTGACTGATAATGCTCAGAAAGTTGCAGTTGCAG TTAAACATCCTGATACTTTTGAGACCAGGAAGGACATGCCACCAGAAGATATGAGACCACTGTATATGGATACTCAGTCAACCACACCATTG GATCCACGAGTATTGGATGCAATGTTACCGTACTTTGTTGGTTCTTATGGTAATCCACATTCCAGAACTCATGCCTATGGTTGGGAAAGTGAAGCAGCTGTAGAAAAAGCCAGAAAA CAAATAGCTGATCTTATAGGAGCTGATCCAAGGGAAGTAATTTTCACAAGTGGTGCAACAGAATCCAATAACATAGCTGTTAAAGGAACTGCCAGATTTTATAAGTCAAAGAAAAACCATGTAATAACAACACAAACC GAACATAAATGTGTATTGGATTCTTGTCGAGCTTTAGAGGCAGAAGGTTTCAGAGTTACTTATTTACCTGTACAACCAAATGGAATTGTTGACTTAAAG TTATTAGAAGAATCAATGACAGATGAAACAGTATTAGTCTCTATAATGACGGTTAACAATGAAATAGGGGTCAAACAACCAGTCAATGAAATAg GTAAATTGTGCAGATCCAAGAAAATATTTTTCCATACAGATGCTGCTCAGGCCATAGGGAAAATTCCTATGAATGTTAATGACATGAATATTGACCTTATGTCTATCAGTGGTCACAAAATATATGGCCCAAAAG GAGTAGGAGCTTTATATATCAGAAGACGTCCCAGAGTTAGAGTTGAGGCTCTACAGAGTGGTGGAGGACAGGAAAGGGGTATGAGGAGTGGTACTGTCCCCACCCCTCTCTGTGTAGGAATGGGGTCAGCCTGTGCTGTGGCTATGGAAGAGATGGAG TATGACCATAAGAGAACAGTAGAATTATCGAACAGATTATTACACAAGGTACAAGATGCTATTCCACAAGTCATAAGGAATGGTGACCCAAATATGACTTATCCAG GCTGCCTAAATCTGTCCTTTGCTTATGTGGAAGGAGAAAGTTTGTTAATGGCACTAAAAGATATTGCTCTATCTTCTGGAAG TGCCTGTACTTCAGCATCATTAGAACCTTCCTATGTGTTGCGTGCTGTAGGAGCTGATGATGACCTGGCTCACTCCTCAATCAG ATTTGGAATTGGAAGATTTACAACAGAAGAAGAGATAGATTATACAGCTGATCTTACAATCAAACATGTAACAAGACTCAGAGAAATGAG TCCTTTATGGGAAATGGTACAGGAAGGTATTGACATCAAACAAATCAAGTGGTCACAACACTGA